DNA sequence from the Orcinus orca chromosome 2, mOrcOrc1.1, whole genome shotgun sequence genome:
GAAGCTCATTCTCTTTCCCATCCACTTTTTTCTACCTTACAGGACCAATAGGCTCCAGAATTCAACTTTTTGTGAGGGCTTTTCATTACTCCTTAGTGTGCCCTCCCTGGGAAGGAAGAGGCTCCACAAGGGGGCTCCATCCCAGAGGCCACCCAGCTCAGGGTGGGGAAGTAGGTCCCTCTTCTtgactccctctcctcccctctcaggagacagcccaccccacctcacctcatACGTGAGAATCCCctgatgaaaaacaaagcaaagaggtTTGGTGCCTTGGTCCCCAGTCTCTGAAAATAGACAGCTGCCCTTTTGTGACATGTAATATCTTTTAAGGCAACAATGAGAGGACACTGACCCCAACGCCCACCAGAAATGTAGgcgagagagagaaatggggagaagGGGCTTTTACTGTTTAGAGCTATAGGCACTCTGACACCAAGGCAGAATAGAATGGTCGAGCAACCTGGGATGGAGCCCAGGAGGATGGGCTGGAAGTGAGGATGTGTACTTGGTGGGAGGGGGGTAAGGTATGGGGAGAAGGGAGCCCCCCACACCCAAACTCTCTTCCTTGGCTTTACCAAGCCCTCTCCTGTACCCCATCCCCCCCATGACCGCTTGCATGGAGTCTGGACCACTGGGCAATGATTTAGCCAGTTTGCCAGTAGAGATCAGAAAATGCATCCCGTTCTGGGTTTGCAGCTTCTTTACTACGCTAAATGGACAAGGGCAGCCAGGGAGGGCTTTAAACGCTTTCTCCTGGTGGTCCCAGGCTAGGTTTCAGGGCAGGGGCTGATGAGTGTTCAGAAGAGCAGGGCTGAGCCAAGGGTCTCCATACCCATCCAGAAGGTTGGCTTACTGGATTGTTTTCATAAGCATTTTTGCTGAAGTTGGAAGAAGAGTGTCGACTTAGAAGGACCGCTGAATACCTGTCACTCAAACTGCCCCCACGCTGATCCTTCCAGTGCCAGGCTGTATTTACTGGCTAGAGATGCCCCGGGCCAGAGGCTCTCGAGCCTGGCTCTGCCACAGGGAGAGCCGCTCCTGCACCGAGCAGAGCGCAGCTCCGGCCTCTCCGCTGCCAAAGGAGACTCTGAAATGATACGTTTGTTCTGCTTTTACTgccgcatttttttttttaagaattgctACACTAGAATGAATGGATTATGAGTAAATAAAAAGAAGCTGTCAGTCTCTTTGAAGGTTGTGTTTAAAGGGACTTGCCAAGTCAGGACAGAAGAGTGACAAGATAGAGACCCTGGTGTTTTCCATGCTCAGCCCGGCTCTTCCGCTTCATCTGCACCGCACTAAAGGATGTCGCTGAAGCATTGAATCACAAAAAAGTGGCACGCAAAATAAAAGGTGCCACATCACAATGATGGTAGTGTTTTAACGGCGGATTGCCACATTCTCTAATCCAACTGAAACGCAGGTCTACACAGCCGAAGAAAACGGTACAATACTTACATAACTTATAATTAAGTTGAAGTCTGCCTACCATTTGACTTTCTAATGAGTGTAATGAGATTACATGCCTGATAGAAGCACTTGTGCAAAAGCAACTTTCGTGTTTAATGAGGCCCTAATACAGGACAAAATCGAATTATTTTCTCTAGTCCCCAAATTCTGCCTCCAGTGTGAAATCTCCATCTTTTAGGGGGAGGGACGGGAGAGGCTGGAAAGGGTGAGAGGGTCCGTGGCCAAGGGCCTCCTGGGAGCTTCGCGACGCAGAATCTCCGCGCGTCTGGCCAGGCCGCGCTGCGGGTCGGGCTCGCGGCCTCGCTTTAATTGGTTTTGGATGACGTCCATGGCACCCGCGGCGCGCGGGAACCCCTCGGTGGGTCTGAAACTAGGTTAAAGCAATTAGCATGCTGCCGACATATTGTCCTTCGGCAGGGCCGTGGGTACCGGGGCGATCGTACCTTGGCTGACAAGGCCGCTGCCTGGAGGGGAGCGACACCCCGCCTCCGCAGGGCCTGCGGGGCACGGGGTCTGCGGATCAGCCAGTAGGTGCGCGCCAGGCGCGCGAGGCCCCTCTCGGTGCCTTTCCCTCCGCGTCCGTGCCGTCCGAGCGCGCGCGGGACCCCACACACAAAGCCGCGCGCCCCGACTCCCGCCGCCGGCTGAGGGCGCCCCGAGGGCCAGGGCGGCCCCGGGTAGCGGCGGCGGAGACTAGCCCGAGTCCCAGCTTCCTGGGCTCTCCCGGCCGCGCCCTTACGCCTCTCCCCTTCGCTAGGGGGCGACCCTGAGCCCTCCACCCGAAGCTCGCCTTCTCCCCACGCTGCTTGCCTTAAAAGGACTAGATTCTGGAGACAAAACCAAGTGAATTTCAGAAATAACCCAGTTGCAGAAGTGGCAGAGAGGGCGCCCTCCTTCTCGCCTTACCTAAAAGACCCTGGGTTTTGTTGGAAAGCATCCGACAGGGTCTCCGGCCTCAGCATGGTCGTCTTCCCCATCTGAGTTCCATGTATCTGACGCTGTAACTGCAGAAGGGATGGGTCACAGGGCGGCTCAACAGCAACCCTTTCTCCCCAGCCCATGGAAGCAGAAAGGCCCCTTCCCTTGGCTAGACCAGAAGCTAGCCCCCTGTTGCCACCGGACACACTTTCTACACTATGATTAGGCAGGGTGCCGGTGACCTTGGGTAAGACAAACATCGTCTCCCAGCCTTAGCTTTCCCGtctgaaaaatgagaacaataaatAGTCTATGACCTCCTTGCCTCATAGGGTGTTTGGATGGTAGGCTAAAAATACAGGCGAAATATTTACGTATTTAGCGCTGGCGATTCAGATGAAGAGCCTCTGAGAGAACTGAGGCCTAAACCTCTAACCCAATTCCTTTCAGCAAAACTAAAAGCTACGTTTGAGTCTCtggttcaggtttttttttttttttaaactaagttaaTTACACTCCATCATGTATTAAACAAATAACTTTTACAAAAAGGTGTAAATAGCATTTATTAACATTGCTTAGAAATAAACCATATCTGGCAATAAATTAGCATGAAGTTTTCTGGCCAGAGTTCTTCCAACAATGCAGAGTTCTGCCAAAGGTGCTGGGTGGAATCACAGACTATtgcatatttttagaaaatcaggataaattatataaattatatattttaaaagagatcaTCTATTTCATTAACTCGACAggataataaatagataaataacaaacaGTTGATTGCCATTAGAAAAATGTGATTCTTAAATTACATTTACGTTATATACATGTACAATGTGCACAGAGACACAATCAGATCCTCTGGCGGGTCTGGGACTTCTCAGGACACAAACTCAAAGGGCGGTTCGTTTTCTATGTTGTTGAAGGAAGATTTGCTGTTGAGTTTTCTGGGATCCTCTGGGGTCCACACTTTGGCTGTTCGGataatattttgttctttgaGTTGTTTTTCATCAGTCCAAGAGAGAGAGTGTCCTGCGAGGGGAGGGAGGCCATAATCCGGGTcgctgggggagggggaccctGAGGGGGtgagaagagaaaacagactgTGAATGTCCAACTCTGTTCCCAACGGTGCCCTCCGGTCCGTTAGGATCCCCTCTTGGGCGCCTGGACAGACAGGCGTCTTAGGTTCCATTAGAACGACCCTCTTCCTCCACCCCTCAAGCCCCCAGCGCCTCCACCCCGCAATGCCAGAAGCTGCAATTCTGTCGGGGACGCGTACCCTCCGAGCCATGGTCAAAGTGGCGGAAAAAAACCTCAGAAACGCCAGCTCGCGCTCAAGGTGGCCGGTGCCCACGACCCGTCCGTCCGTCTGTCGGTCAGTCGGCTGGTCGGTCTGTTCACCCAGCCCCTCCGGGACCTTCCCGTGCCCGTCCCCGTCTCCCCCAGCTGGGAGGCGGACGCACTTACGGGTGCCCCGATGGCAGATGATGACCTTCTGGACCTGGCTGCCCGGGCTGTCCCCGCCCAGGCGCCCGCCGCCGCCCggtcccccgcccccgcccgcgccACCGCCGCGCAAGGGCAGGTCGGCCTGCACGAGTTCGCTGAGAAAGTTGATGTAGCCGATGGCCAGGCGCAGCGTGTCCACCTTGGAGAGGCGCTTCTCGTAGGGCAGCGTGGGGATGTGCGAGCGCAGCCCCTCAAAGGCGTCGTTTATGGACTGCATGCGCCGCCGCTCGCGCACGTTAGCCGCCTGCCGCAGCTGCTGCAACTCGGCCTCGGAGCGcacgcgccgccgccgccgcgcagcCGCCGCCGCGCCGCTCAGGCCGCGCAGCCGCGCCCCGGGGGACAGCACGGCCGGCCCGGCGCACGGGTAGGCGAGGCACGAGGGCGGCGAGCCGGGCGAGTAGGGGAAGCCGCCGGGAGGCGCCCCCACCTCGCAGCAGTAGCCGCCACCACCGTCCTCCGGCTCGCCGGGGCCCCCCGAGGGCGGCGGGGCGAGCGCGTGCGGAGCCACCGAGGGCGCGGGCTGCAGCAGTAGGCACGCCCCGTCGCGGTAGCAGTACTCGTGCAGCTGGTGGCTGAGGAACTCCGCCTCGGCCTGCTCGTCGGCCAGCAGCTCATCGCCGTCCTCCAGAGGGTCCCGAGAGGACTGGTCGGTGAAGAAGTCCTCCTCCTCAAAGTAAGGGGACGGGAAGGCGTCCAGGCCCCCGGGGAAGTGCTCTAGCAGCACCGCGTCCATGCTCTGCGCCGCCGAGCGCCCGGGGGACTGCTGGCCTGGGGTGAGGGTGGTCTCTGGAAGTTTGCTGCGGCAGTTCGGCCTTGTCTGGCAGCCCCGCCCTCACGGCCCGGCGCGGGAGGCGGCGAAGACTGCCCGCCCGCTTCCAGCCCCCGGCCTCCCTGGGGAGCCCGCGGCCGCTGCACTCTGGCCGACGCCCGCGCTGCGCTGGGGAGGGCTGTGCCGGCTGGCTGGAGCTGAGGGCTGGCACGCGAGGATTCTTATAACTACATCCACAGGCGCGTGCCAGGGACCCGCGGCGCCAGCCAATCACCGAGTGCGGGGTGCCggcggggagggggccggggaggCTTTCCGCCCGGTGGGAGCTCCCGGGGCGGAGGGGAGGCGGGGCCCGCGCGGCTCGGGGCTCCTCCCGCCTCTCCCCGCCGGCTCCTCGGCCGAGTACCTGCAGGACGCGCGGCTCCAGGGGCACCTGCGGCCCCCGGCGCCCGCCAGCGCGCGCTGCGCAGACCCAGGCCCTTCCGCGGGGCGCCTCCGCGCAGCCACAAAAGTTACTAAGGGCGCGTCCGCGGCCCAGGCGGCGGGAGCTGATCGCGGGCGGAGCTCGCTGCTCCTTGGGGGTCGGCGCAAAAACTGCTGGCAGCCTGGGCAGTCCAGGCGGTGCGTTTCGCCACCCCCATCCCCGGAGCGCGCGGGCCTCCGGCCTGGGTTCCATTCCCGGCCTCTGTCTCGCTGCCGAACCTTTCCAGGACTCTGGTCAAGTTGGCACAGTGTGTGCCGCTGGGGTTGGAAGGCGAAGCGATGCAGCTCGCAAGGCGTTCCAGGCGCGGCTCGGGGTCGAGGGGCGCGCGGCTGCGGGGCGCTGCTCGGGATCCTGACTCCGGTATCCGGTGCTCCGCGGCCGGCCTCGCCTCGcctcgcctcccctcccctccctttccccgcCCGCAGACAGAAATAGGGACGCTGGAGGACGCCTTGGAGAGCGGCTCAGAGGGGCACGTTTCTTCTGAAATCAAATCGGGACCCTAGGGGTCCGGGGCAATAAAACCGGATACAAAAGGAGTCAATTGAGTCTTCTGCTCTGGAGCAGTCAGGAGGGAGGGCATGGAAGTTAAAGGGCAGAGTGGGAACCCTTTTCAAAGTCTCTCACCAGAGCCTCTCACCTTTCTGACTGGGAACTGGGACCATCcctgaatgatttttttccttcccggcctttaaaaaaaatttttttttaaaccaaacacaaaacattTGTGCTCTGGCCCATAACACACTCTATCACAGACTACGATTGCAACACGAGTTCCTCAGTTGAAAAGTAACAAAGAAACACTTTCAAGGTCGAGGCAATTCTGTTAAAAGCCAAGCTCCAGAGAGTTCAGAAGTGCAGCCGACCGCGCGTGTTCTCTCAGCAGAAGACCTAGAGTCACTGCCTCCCTGGCTCAGCCTCTTCCTTTTTCAGACACTTGTCCCACCAGAGGCTTCTAGTGGGTGTTTAGACCCCTCTCAAAAGCCAAGTCCATGTCTCTTAGAACAGCGATTTCAACACGCTTCTTGGTTTTAGACATTACATTGTATTTAAGTGAATTctgagaccaaaaaaataaagggCAAAAGATATATAAGAAAACCAGAGATTACCCTACCTTGAACGGCCAAGGACACCAGAGAATTCTAACCCAAAGACTTACTGTTTTTCAGCAAGTTCTTTCCTGTTAGCTCATGCCCTTCCTAGTGAGGTGATAAACTGATGCAAATGTGGACGGTTTCCCTGTGTCCGACCCTGGGCTGCAATTTCCTGTATTTAGATTGACCTTTCTCACCTCAAAGGGAGGGAAGCTGTTTGCGGGGGAGGAGGTCAAGACCCCGGATCCAGCCAGCTGCTGGAATTGGGCACCCAATTCTCTTTATGTTTAAAagaccctcctcccctcccctcgcctcccctcccctcccctggttAGATTAAAACCCAGTAGGGACATGGCTTTGAATCAATCCGAGCACTTGGAGGAGTAACAACAGATGACCAGACTTCAAACCCTTATCCAAAATATTGATGACCAGTCCGTGGAGGAAAGACTGGGATTCCAGCCCACACAGGCTCTCTTCAAGAGGCCTTCTCTGATGGATCTAGATGGCTCTTGGGAAAATGTTTGCGTCATGGAtatgcggggggcgggggcgggggaggagctgggggaaATGGGCGTCAGTAAGCGTGTATTGGGGGATATTTTAACCCGAGGTGATTTTTAACAGTCAGGGTCCCCAGAAAATCACCTTCTGTATGCTTGAGGAGTTTGTGGAAGAGTCCAGAACTTTACCTTGGGCACCCAAGCGAGCTATGGGGAAGGCCAGTGCTGGCGGGAAACCTTACTGTCCTGTGAGGGTGAGCAAAGCTAGCATGAAGCTTCTGGGCAGCTCCTGGGGCTGCAGGGATGAGCCTGGgataggaggaaaagaaaagagagtcaCTTGTTCCGGTCAGAACCCTcctcgccctcgccctccccGTCCCGAACCATTATCTTCCCCTTAGAGAATTGCTGGCTGTCTGCAGGCTGGTGCAGACGCTGATACGGGGACGCTGGTGCGGGCGTGcatgcttacacacacacacacacacacacacacacacacacacacacacacaccctgtcctTAAGTAAGACATGATTGTTCTTTTCTCTactaaaaagaagaaaggcttcACTGCTAATAAAGGAAATTTTCTCTGGGTCACTGGAGGTCACAACAGTGTGGACGGCTGCCCTCTTCCTCTTGAAGCAACAGGTCGGATGAGAAGGCTGGGACAGAGCCCTGTCCCGCCAGGCTACAGGCCCCAGCTCTCATTCCAGCCCATCCCTCCACGTGCCCTGGATCCCcagggcagtggggtgggggggcatggAGAGGAACAAGAACAAAAGGTTCCAGGTACTTCAGGGCAGAGGGACAGGGCTGGTCCCAGAGCCAGAAGCCTCTCCACCCTTCGCTAAGTTCTAGCTTCTCCGCTCCACCCTCTGTCCTCAGCAGAGACGTCCCATAACCTTGTCCTCCGCCTCAGTATAAAATAACATCCGTCCCCTAAGGTTAGGCAGTGGCAAAGTGCTTGATTCTTTTTAGGGCCAAATCCTAGTGAGGCACTGAGATTTTTTCAAGTCTTTCCAAGGGGCTCAGTGGCACCTGTCATCAGGGCCCAGCAGACTCCTGCCACGCCGCCTTTGAGGCTGTCGGAAGCCTGATCTTGAGGCTGTCGGAAGCCTGAGGCCATCTTCAAGTTTCTGGGTTCCAGGGGAACATCTGGCAAGGGCCATGGGGCACTGAGGAAGCTTTGCTGTGTCCGTCTGCctgtttgtccttctctttccctcgcatgctctctgtctctctcagctctctctccctcccaggggTGGCATGGACCTGAATACTTGCTCATTGCTTTCCCAGCAAACATTTCTAGAGTCTTTCTCTGGCTTTTAGGAACAATGACTGGAGCGTTGGAGCCCGGGTCCCTGACTCCTTCCCAGGATGGATTCTGGGCAGAGAGCACCCATGAAGGGTGGGGCCTCTGGGCCCtccatcctcttctctcccttcatATGGCTCCACAGTGTTCGACACCCCTCAGTATATGTCCTCCCTGCTGGAGCCCCAGGTCCCCAGAAATGGGGTGCCGTTGTCTCCCCGCCGGTGTCCCACGCTCCTCGCTTAGTGCTTGTAAGCCGGCACCTGCAGATGTGACTGGTGTCTGTCTCCCACCTTGAAAATGGTCCCATGTTAATTCCTCATGACCCAAATTGTCCCCGTCCCCACTCAAGAACACAGAGGTGATGTCAGGTGGCTGGATTGCCCTCACCTGTGTCTGTTTCCCCTTTCtttaccctccccctccctcccccctttctgTGAAAACTTTTTCTTCTCAGTTGAGTGCCCTCATCAACCCACCCTTTAACCCTACACTCTTAGGAAAGGGTTTGAAAAATAGAATCATGGGCTAATGCTGAAAGGcctctgaagcccagagaggttcagtgacttcCCTAAGGTCGCACAGCAGGTTACCATCAATCCCAGTCCACCCCAGCCCAGTGCTGGTTCCACTGGCTGCTGAGACCAGATTTTAGCCTTGCTTCCACCCACTCATGAAAGGTGTATTTACATTGATGTGCAATGTAGTCAGTCAGACCCCGTTCTAAGCCGGCCCCAGTTTACCAAACACCACCTTCCTGGCCTCTCCAGAGTCCTGGCTACACTGCAGATTCCAGCACCTCCTGATGTGCTGAGGAAGGAATCACTGAATGGTGCAATTCCCAGCATAAGACAAAGGATGCAGAACTAAATATGGGCTCATGGGACTTTCTCTGGCCCCCAAAGTCACACTATATAGATTATGGATGATTTTTCCACTCAGAAAGCACACTCTGATCAGGTAACATCTTATTCCATCCTGGAAAGGACTGGCCTAGGTAATGCTGAAAACCTCGACACCACTTCAGAAGCCTTCCTTGAACTAGCCCCGCCTACCTGTCAttctcttcatcttctcttcattttttttttttttgcggtacgtgggccacttactgctgtggcctctcccgttgtggagcacaggctctggacgctcaggctcagcggccatggctcacgggcccagccgctccgcggcatgtgggatcttcccggaccggggcacgaacccgcgtcccccgcatcggcaggcggactctcaaccactgcgccaccagggaagccctctttactTCATTCTTCATTAACTTAGCATCTCTTCCAATGCTACGATGACCTCTCTCTGGTTTTCTACAGTCCTTTCCACTAGTTTGAGCTCCTTGATTTGACGATCTTATATTTATTTGGACATCTTATACTTATTGTAAGATAGGTAGAAGGAATAATACGAAGGCTAGACAAGATGGAGATGAGCATTTTGGAGGGCTTTCACTCATGTTTATCACTTACTCTCATAATTCCGCAAAGCTGAAGGGCATCCTCCTTACTTCAACCGGTGAATAGATGAGTCTCGGCCATAAACCCAGGGTGCATGGCCCGTCAGAGAAGGAGACTGAGTCACACACCACATTGTCTGACTCCATACCTCAGTTGCCTTCCATAGCATCTTCTGGCCTCTTCTTTGTCTCTACACTGAAcgtaaatgattttttaaaatataaatttacttattttatttatttttggctgcattgggtcttcgttgctgcatgcgggctttctctagttgtggcgagcgggggctgctcttcattgcagtgtgtgggcttctcactgcagtgacttttgttgtggagcacgggctctaggcatgcgggctctagagcacaggctcagtagttgtggtgcacgggcttagttgccccacggcatgtgggatcttcccagaccagggctcgaacccgtgtcccttagcattggcaggcagattcttaaccactgcgccaccagggaagcccaatgtaacTGATATAATACGATTTTCACATGGATTCCTTTGTTTGCTAACAGAGCACTGTGAGATGACTTGGGCAggtgtttttattatttgcaaatgataagattcagaaaggttaagtcacTGTCCTGGAGTGACACAGCTGGCGCCAGGGAGCCATGAGTGGAAATAAATGGCTTTCCAGCACAAGGGTGATGGGGGTGTCAGCATTGTTTTCTAGGGTTTCCCATCAGACATTCTCTGCTCTGAAGCTACTCAGCCTGAAATAAAAAGCTGGGCCGTGTCCCATCTGGGAATGAGGGCAGGAGGCATGTGGCTGCCACCAACTGCAGGGAAAATCCCAACGTCCAACACCCAGCTCCTTCCTTCTAGAAGTTCCCGTTGTTAAACATTAATCTTTGGAGGATGAAACACCGAAATGCTGATATAATTATCCAAATAAGTATTTTCTGTCGTGCCAAGGTTTCTTTGATGAATAGCAAAGTTTCTGAGCTTTGTCCTTCAGTCTTGTTATTCCAAAAGGTGTTTGGTCTTTAGTTAAGGTAAACACTGCAGGTCATTATTACCAGACTTCTGTGTCTTGGCCTCCATAGTGAgcaatgaagaggaaaaaaaacccgaATTTAATAGAAACAGGAACTTTGagcctttttctgtttgtttctctttaaagCTATATGTTTTTTCTGGCTTCATGACCATCTGTAGGGCCTTAATTGAATTATGGTGCATTTGTATAATGCAATAttcagctgccataacaaaatgagAATGCTTTTGATGTAACGATGTGAAATGATTTCCAAGATACATCgttaaagagaaagaagcaagagTGGCTAGTGTACTccacttgcattttttttaaaaaaagagcacagTGACTATATGTGAGCACATTTGTTTATGCAGCCAGCCGATATCTCTAGATGGGTACTCAAGAAACTGATGATGTTAGCTGCACTGAAGGAGAAACTGAGTGGCTAATGGATAGAGTTTTTCCTTGTATACTCTTTCGGATCTTGTGATTTTTGAAATATGTGAACATATATGcagagtttttttaatttttaaattatgatcttttaaattaaaatcttttaaaagatttattattatttaaaaacaattttttgggctgcgttgggtctttgttgctgcgtgcgggctttctctagctgcggccagcgggggctactctttgttgcggtgcgcgggcttctcactgtggtgggttctcttgttgcagagcacgggctctaggtgcgcgggcttcagtagttgtggccctcgggctctagagcgcaggctcagtagttgtggcgcacgggcttagttgctccgcggcttgtggggtcttcccggaccagggctcgagcccgtgtcccctgcattggcaggcggatgcttaaccactgctccaccagggaagccctaaattatgatttttttttaaataaggaatttcttttaaaagaaaacgtTTGCAGTTTATGATCCCTTCATATAAGCCCTGGAGAAGCCCTCCAGAAACATTGGCTATTATTAGCTTGTGCCATCTTCAAAAAGCGGCAAGAACCCTCTGGCAGGTGGGACCAGTGAGGGCTGGCTGGGGCAACCAGGCACGCAGGGTGCCCTGCACGTGGACCAGGTCCTGAGTGAGCCTTCATGTAATTGTCTAAGTCCCGCCTACAGTGCAGTTGAAATGGGATGGCATGGGATGAATGAAGTGTCATTCTCTGCATGAGATCAATAGCAAACAAAATTTAGAGGGATTTGACAATACAAAGGGAATTTAAAATTACTCATTAAAGCCACCACATCGTCTGCGTTGTCCACAGCTCCGCAGCCTCCACGTGACTACTGCTAACATTTTGGCCTGTTTCCTCCcatgtatttctattttcatatctTGCACTTTTCACTTGACTGCCTCTCTTCATCACCATTTCCTTATACCTTTACTGACGGGCTTGAACAGTGGCATGATGGTTCGTCATAGGACTTTACCGTCGGataatttcattttcacttaagCACCGCTCACTCCTGAGAACGCACAGTTGAGGTGGTACTTTGCGCATCTCTTGAAATCACCTTTGTGTTTTGCCCGTGGGCTGACTTTCTTCCGTGCTTGGCAGGTCACCGATTGTGATTCCCGCGTAATTTTTTCTCCCTCGCCTCAATGATACCTTAGCTTTCACGCCTACCAGTGGTCCTGAAGATGTAGGCTATTGCAGTggcatttttgttcttgttccttAAAATCCTGCCTAGAGCAAAACTCTTCCTCAGCCCCGTGAACCTGTGCCTGAAGAAGCTTATGCCAGCCCATGCCTGGTTCAAGCAGGGAAATGCCTACTATTAGTCAAGAAACTCCAGTTATTTGGAAAAGTTCCCTAAACGTCTGGAATTCAGTTTTCATGCTTGGACATTCCAAGAAATCAGCACCCCGCCAGGCCCCAGGTTTTGCCACCACAAGACTCCTCTCAGATTGCACACCGCTAGAGGTTTGAGCCTATTTTTGTCTCAGAGAAAGTAGCACCCCATCTTCCACTGCCACCCCAGAGAGGCGGGGAAGCACAGAGGTCGTGAGTATGGGCTCCGGAGCCTGACTGCCTGGATTCTGgtggctctgccactgaccagcCGTTTGGGCAAGTTAGCTAACCTACCTGGGCCTCTACTCCTGCAAGAAGAAATTATAACAATACTGCCATGttgggttactgtgaggattgaGTTAACAAATATAAACACGTACCCAGTGTCAGGCACACGGTAGTATTtgctcaattttatttatttgtccaatgctctttatttatttagctgtagTAGGTtcataggtgctcagtaaacattggtGGAGTCGATGAGGATGTAGCATCAGTTACAAGTGGAGCCCTATTAAGCAGGAAGGAGTCATTCTTGTTGGCTTCGCCCACCCCTACCTGAGCGCCAGGATTTAGAGTGGaccaatatcaaaaaaatctatCAGCAGATACTGAGGTTGATTTGCCGCTGACACTGGAAGAGGCAGTGCACCTCTATTCAGCTCTTCTCACAACTTTTGGAGGCAGTTAGGGTTAGGCCTGGTGACGGTGTTTTGCTAATGCTCATGGTTATGGGTCGGGGATGGAAAAATGGTCCATTCACACAGGATGGCTCCCAGAGCAAAGCCTGTGAAGGGGCAGAGCAACACCCCAGTGCTCAGCTGGGCACGTTCACGCATGCCCGTCTCTCCTGTTTCTCTTCT
Encoded proteins:
- the PTF1A gene encoding pancreas transcription factor 1 subunit alpha encodes the protein MDAVLLEHFPGGLDAFPSPYFEEEDFFTDQSSRDPLEDGDELLADEQAEAEFLSHQLHEYCYRDGACLLLQPAPSVAPHALAPPPSGGPGEPEDGGGGYCCEVGAPPGGFPYSPGSPPSCLAYPCAGPAVLSPGARLRGLSGAAAAARRRRRVRSEAELQQLRQAANVRERRRMQSINDAFEGLRSHIPTLPYEKRLSKVDTLRLAIGYINFLSELVQADLPLRGGGAGGGGGPGGGGRLGGDSPGSQVQKVIICHRGTRSPSPSDPDYGLPPLAGHSLSWTDEKQLKEQNIIRTAKVWTPEDPRKLNSKSSFNNIENEPPFEFVS